GGGTCGCGCCGGAGAGGGCAACACACGCCGCGTACGAGTCGTAGTAGGGCTCGAAGACGACCACCTCGTCGTCCGGCCCGTCGACGAGGGCGAGGAGCGTCGCCGCGAGGGCCTCCGTCGCTCCCGCCGTGACGACGATCTCGCTCGTCGGATCGAGCCGCAGACCGTAGAAGCGCTGCTGATGCTCCGCGATGGCCTCGAGCAGGTCCGTGGTGCCGCGGCCCGGCGGGTACTGGTTGGCGCCGTGCGAGATCGCCGTGCGCGCCGCCTCGAGAACCGCCTCGGGGCCGTCCTCGTCGGGGAACCCCTGCCCCAGGTTGAGCGCCCCCGTCGCGGCCGCGAGCGCGGACATCTCCGCGAAGATCGTGGGCGCGACCGATCCGTCCTCTCCGAGGAGACCCGCGCCCCGGGCGGCGCGCCTCCATGCTCCGTCGATGTGCGTCACCCGCTCAGGCTACCCGCACGCAAAGTCACGGATCCGGCATATCCTTCGCATAGGAACCACACAGAGTGCGCGATCACTCTGAGGGGGACGTGGAAGAAGGAGCACCCATGGACGACAACCAGCGTTCCGACGAGACCCCGGAGCAGAACGAGGACCCTGCCGTTGCAGCCGGCGGCGAAGCGGCCGCGTCGGGCCAGCCGACGGCCGACCCCGGGCGAGCGCAGCAGCTCAACATCCCGCCGCGGCCTGCGCCGCCGACGGGCTATGGCGTGAACCCGGCCGCCCCGTCGCAGACGCCGCCGAGCGCGGCCTTCGGCGCGCAGAACGCCTACCAGGCGCACGCCGGCGGACAGCCCACTGCCGAGAACGGCCACCATGCGGGCGCGGCCTTCGGCGCGACGCAGCCGACCCAGCCTCTGCCCCGCGACGGAGAGCAGCCCGGATGGGCGCCCGCGCCTGTCGCGGAGAAGAAGAGGACGGGCGCGGGCAAGGTCGCCGCGGCCGTGCTCGTGGCCGCCCTCGTCGGCGGCGCCGCCGGGTTCGGCGGCAGCTGGGCCTGGAGCTCCCTCTCGGGCGGGACGAGCATCGCCTCGTCGTCGGGGACGTCGCCGAGCAACATCACGGTGAACAACCCCGGCTCGGTGAACGAGGCGACCGCCATCGCCACCGAGGTGCTGCCCAGCGTGGTCACGATCGACGTCGCCGGCGCGTCGTCGTCGGGCAGCGGATCGGGCGTGGTCCTGAGCGACGACGGGTACGTCGTCACCAACACCCACGTCGTCACGCTCGGCGGCACGGAGAGCGACGCCACGATCCGGGTCACGACGAGCGACGGGCACATCTACGACGCCACCGTCGTGGGAACCGACCCGACCTACGACCTCGCCGTGATCAAGCTCGAGGGCGCGTCCGACCTCACGCCCATCGACTTCGCCGACTCCTCGCAGCTCAACGTCGGAGCGACGACCGTCGCCGTCGGCGCGCCGCTGGGACTCGCCAACACGGTGACGACGGGCATCGTCAGCGCCCTCAACCGCAGCATCGAGATCGCCTCGTCCGCCGCGCCCGAGGGTGACAGCACCGAGGACGACGACCAGGGCGACAGCTCGAGCCCCTGGTACTTCGACATCCCGGGCCAGGAGGAGCAGCAGTCCCAGGCGACCGAGTCCATCGCGATCTCGGTCATCCAGACGGACGCGGCCATCAACCCCGGCAACTCGGGCGGTGCGCTCGTCGACAGCGAGGGCAAGCTCATCGGGCTCAACGTCGCCATCGCGACCGCGGACAGCACGTCGGAGGAGTCGGGCTCCATCGGCGTCGGGTTCGCGATCCCGTCGAACATCGTCGAGCGCGTCGCGAACGAGATCGTCGAGACGGGCTCTGCCACGCACGGTCTGCTCGGCGCGAGCGTGCAGCCGTCGAGCCAGATCGAGGGAGCCACCATCACGGGCGCCTACATCGCCGAGGTCGTCGGCGGCGGAGCCGCCGCGGAGGCCGGCCTACAGGAGGGCGACATCGTCACGGCCTTCGACGGAGCGCCCGTCTCCGACGCGGTCGATCTCACGGCGCAGGTGCGGGCCGCCGCGGCCGGCAGCGACGCGACCATCACGTACGTGCGCGACGGCGAGGAGTACACGGCGGACGTCACGCTCGGCACGCTCGAGTGACACGACGCTCGCCCCGTCCGGGCGAGCCGACGAGAAGGACGCCGCCCCACCAGTACGCTCGTGGGGTGGCGTCCTTCTCGTTCGGCGCGGGCAACGCGGCAAAGCTCCTGCGCCTCCCGCTCTACGGCCTCGGACGCCTCGTGACCCTGATCGTGCCGCGCACGGACCGATGGGTGTTCGGCTGCGGCGCGGGCGTCGGCGACGGACCGCTGGAGATCTGGCGCATCGCCTCGTCCGAGGGGCGCGACACGGTGTGGCTCGCCGCCGACGAGGCGGAGGCGCGCGAGGCGGAGGCGCTCGGCATCCCCGCTCTCCCCAAGTTCTCGTGGCGCGGCTTCTGGGCGACCGCGCGCGGCGGCGTCCTCGTCGTCTCCTACGGGGCGGGCGACGTCAACCCGTACGCCGTGTCGGGAGGATTCCTCGCGCAGCTGTGGCACGGGATCCCGCTCAAGCGCATCGGCCTCGACTCCGCCGAGACCGTCCGCAGCGCGCTCCTCCCGGACTCCGCCGCCGTCTCCCGACTCCTGGCGTGGCTCTACCGCGGCGCCCAGCGGCGCATCAGCCTGATCCCCGCCGCATCGCACCTCGTGCGCGGTCGTCTCGAATCGGCGTTCGGCCTGCCCGACGGCCGTGTCGTCGTGACGGGGGAGCCGCGCGTCGACGTGCTGAGCAGAGGCGGCGAGGACGACCGGCGTACGCGCGGGAGGGAGATCGTCCGGTCCGTCGTGGGGGATGCGCCCGACGGCGCGGCGCTCGTGCTCTACGCGCCCACCTGGCGAGACGGCGACGTCGATCCGGCCGTCCCGGACGCCGCCGGGTGGCGTGAGATCGTCGACGCGCTCGATCGCGTGAACGCGGTGCTGCTCGTGCGCTCCCATCGGCTGGGCGAGGGCTCCTACACGCCCCCGTTCGCGACGGAGAGGGTGCGCGACCTGGGAGCGCACCGGCTTCGCGACGTCACCGCGGCGCTGCCGGGACTGGACGCCCTCGTCACCGACTACTCGTCGCTCGCGTACGACGCGGGGCTCGTCCCGCTGCCGGTGCTCTACCTCGCTCCCGACGTGGACGCGTATCGCTCCCGCCGGGGGTTCTACGGCTCCTATCGCGACGTCGCGGGCGACGACCACGCCACCGGATGGACGGAGCTGATCGCTCAGCTCGTGGCTCTCCGCGAGGATGCCGCAATCCGCGAGGACCGCACGGCGCGGTCTGCCAGACTGAGCGGACGCATGCACGCATTCCGCGACGGCGGCAATGCTCGACGCGTGTACGACGCGATCATCGCGCGTCGCGGAGCGGGCCGCAGCCCGAGGAGAGGACGCCGATGACCACTGCCCGGCTCGAACCGGACGGCACGCTTCTCGTCGTCGAGGGCGAGGGCCCGCGACCGCCTTCGGCGTTCCTGGAGGGCGCGCGGCTCCGCGTCGAGGGGAGGCTGACGGGACGGGGGAAGACCTGGAAGGCCCGCTTCCCGCTCACCGCCGCGCGCTGGGGCGGGGAGGAGCTGCCGCTGCCGTCCGGCCGCTACCGCATCGTCGTCGAGGGAGAGGAACCTCCCGAGCCGCTGCCGTCGCAGCTCGTCGGCGGGCTGCGCGCGACGATCGAGGGCGACGTGCTCGTCGTCGGCCCGCCCACGGACCCCGTCTACGACACGGCCGACGCACAGGGGGCGCTCGAGCGGCGCTACCTCTCACGGGCGATCCCGCTCGAGGACGCCGTGTTCTTCGAGAGCTTCTACGGCCGTCACGCGAGCTGCAACCCGCTCGCGATCGACCGCGAGCTCGCCCGTCGTGCGCCGCACGTGACGCGCTACTGGAGCGTGGTCGACCTCTCGGTCGCCGTTCCGGAGGGCGCGGTGCCGGTCGTCGAGGGAAGCCCGGAGTGGTGGCGGGCGCGGAGCGTCTCGCGGCTGCTCGTCGTGAACGACTGGCTGCGTCGCGCGTTCGCCCGGCGTCCGGGGCAGCGCGTGCTGCAGACCTGGCACGGCACGCCCCTCAAGCGCCTCGCCCTGCATCGGCGCGGCTTCGCCCCGCGGCGCTGGGGCGCCACCCTCAAGGAGTCCCGCCGCTGGGACGTGCTCCTCGCTCAGAACCCCTACGCCGCGGGAATCCTCGGCAGGGCCTACGCGTTCCTCCGCAAGCCGGTCTGGGTCGAGGGCTATCCCCGCAACGACCGGCTCGTGACGGGAGATCCGCGTGCCGCGCGCGAGCGGCTGGGGATCGGCCCGGACGAGCGCGTGCTCCTCTACGCGCCGACATGGCGCGACGACCGCGAGGAGATCGTCGACTTCCTCGACCCGAGCGGGCTCGCGGTCGGCGCCGACGCGGTGGTGCTCGTCCGCGGCCATTCCCGGACCCTCATCCCCGGGCGCGACGTCACGGGCCCTCGTGTCGTCGACGTGACGGCGTATCCCGACACCGCCGAGCTGCTCCTCGCGGCGGACGCGCTCATCACCGACTACTCGTCCGTGATGTTCGACTTCAGCGTCACCGGCAAGCCCATGTACTTCCTCGTGCCCGACCTCGAGCACTATCGCGGCGAGCTGCGCGGCTTCTACTTCGACCTCGCCGCGCACGCGCCGGGGCCGCTCGTGCGCGACGTGGACGAGCTCCTGGACGCGCTGGACGGCGACTCGTCGGAGTACGCCGGGAGGTACGAAGCCTGGCGTCGCCGGTTCAACGCGCGCGAGGACGGGCACGCCGCCGAGCGCGTCGTCGCCCGGATCCTCGACCAGGGCTTCGTCTCGCGCGGCTGAGCTCCGTCAGGGCAGCGGGGTGTTGCGGCCCGACAGCCGCGAGGTGTCGACCGTGTCGTGGGCTCCGCGGACCGCGCCGGTGAGGAAGCCCGTTCCCCAGGCCAGGTGCATCGTGGGGAGCACGGCCAGCAGCCATCCGCGTTCGCGGAGCCCGAAGCCCGGGCCGCGGGCCACGGCGGAGAACGCGACCACGAGGAGGACGTAGGCAGCGACCGGCAGGAGGACGGCGGGCGCCACGACGGCGAGCCACGGAAGGGCTGCTGCCGCCCCGGACGCGAGGAGCGCCCCGACGACGAGCGCGAGCGCGATGAGGATCACGAGCGCGGGCGGGGCGAAGTACTTCAGCGCATTGCGGCGGCCGTAGCGGCGAAACAGCTCGCCGCGCCACCGGCCGGTCGCGAGGAACTGCTTCGCGAGCCGCGTCCAGCTCGAGCGCGGCCAGTACGTCACCGAGAGCGCGGGGTCGAACCAGACGCGGTAGCCCGCGGAGCGGATGCGCAGATTGAGCTCCCAGTCCTCGCCGCGCCGGATCGTCTCGTCGAAGAGGCCGACGTCGTCGAGCACGGCGCGCCGGATGACGCCGAGGTAGGCCGACTCCGCCTCGCCCTCGAGCGAGCCGCCGTGGTACGCCGCGCCGCCGAGCCCGATGGGGGAGTTGTACGCCCAGGCGACGGCTCGCTGGAACGGCGTCCGCCCGTCTGCGCGCATCACGCCGCCCACGTTGCCTGCGCGCGTGCGGGCGAGCGTGTCGAGGGCGCGCGTCGCGTAGCCCGGCGTCAGCTCGGAGTGCGCGTCGACGCGCACGATGGTGGGATGGGAGCTGGCGCGGATGGCCGCGTTGAGGCCCACGGGGATGTCGGCTGCGGGGTTCTCGACGAGGACGATGCGATCGTCCGCCGCCGCGAGCTCGTGCGCGAGCGCCGTGGTGCCGTCCGTCGAGGGCCCCAGTGCGAGCACGAGCTCGATGGGGCCGGGGACCTCCTGCGCGAGCGTCGTCTCGACGGCGCGCCGGAGGTAGCCGATCTCGTTGAGGACGGGCATCACGAACGACACGCCGGCGTCGGCCGCCACCTGCGTCGCGTCCCGGCGCGGCTGACGGGGGCCGACGGCGGGATCGTTACGCATTCGTCGATCATCCCATGTCGGTCGCCGGGAAGCCCCCGGGTAGCCTGGAGCGGTGGGTCTCGTGGGCGATGTGAAGAGAACGACCGACTTCCTGCGGAAGGCCTTCACCTCCCGCCGCGCTCACCGCGCCGTGAGCCGCACCTTCGCGTCGAGGCCGCTGACGCCGCACCGCTTCCGGATCGCGGTCTACTTCGCGGACAGCGAGGTGAACATGTACCAGATGCGTCAGTGGTACGGGCCCCTGCGGAAGCTGGCGGAGCGCTGGCCCGTCGTCGTCATGGCGCGCAACGCGATGGGGGCCAAGGCCCTGCTCGACGACGGCGCGCTGCCGATCGCGTTCGTGCCCAGCGTGACGAGCGTGGAGCGCTTCCTCGACGCCCAGGACATCCGGATCGTGCTGTACGTGAACCAGAACACCCGGAACTTCCAGATGTTCCGCTACGGCGGGTGCTGGCACGTGTTCATCAACCACGGCGAGTCCGACAAGATGTACATGACGACGAACCAGTACAAGGCGTACGACTTCGCGTTCGTGGCGGGCCAGGCGGCGCGCAACCGCCTGAGCCGGGTGCTGTGGGACTACGACATCGACCGCCGGACGATCGAGATCGGCCGCCCGCAGGCCGACCACTACTCCGCGGACGTGCCGTACGCTCCCGACGATCGGACGGTGGTGCTCTACGCGCCGACGTGGGAGGGCGACCGTCCGGCGGCCCGGTACGGATCGGTGGTCACGCACGGCGTCGAGCTCGTCGACGCGCTGCTCGCGACCGGCAGGCACCGCGTCGTCTACCGTCCGCACCCGCGCAGCGGCGTCGTCGACCGCGCGTTCGGCGAGGCGAACGCGCGCATCATCCAGGCCATCCGCACCGCGAACGAGAAGGACCCCTCCGCCCAGCACGTGTACGACGACGGGCCGGACCTCGGCTGGCAGCTGGCGGCGGCGGATGTGGCGATCGTCGACATCTCGGCGATGGTGTACGACCGGCTGGCGGTCGGAAAGCCTCTTCTCATCACCCTTCCCGCCGATCCCGCCGCCGAGATCGACGAGGGCGGCTACCTGTCCGCGTGCGAGTGGCTCGAGCCGGAGGGGGCGCTGGACATCGTCGCCGAGATCGATCGCGTGCGCGCCGATCCCGAGGCGACCGAGCGGCTCGCCCACTGGGTCGAGCACTACTTCGGCGACACGACCCCGGGGGCGGCGACGGCGAAGTTCCACGCGGCCGTCGAGCAGCTCATGGCGAAGTGGGACGACTGGAACGCACGCGCGGGCGCGTGAGGCAGCCGTTCCCGTCTCCGCCGCTCAGCGGATGGGCCAGCTGCCGTCGAGCGCTTCCTCGGGGTCGAGCCGGCCGATCTTGACGAAGTACTCCGTCAGGCTCTCCGCCTGCTCGCGCGCCCATCCGATCTGACGCGTGTGCAGCTCGTCGGGATCGGCCGGGAGACGGTCGGCGTACCGGTCGGCGATGGCGAGCGCGACGCGACCCGCGGCCACGGCGTCGGCAGAGGCCTCGTGCGCGGCGTCGAGGTCGACGTCGTAGTGCGCGGCGACGGTCTCCAGCGTCCGCTTGCCGCGCCGGAAGCGGTCGAAGCTCTTGTCGATCACGAGCGGATCGACCACCGGCGTCGGCTGCGCGATCGGCTCGACGCCGTGCCGCAGCGCCTCGTGCTTGAGCAGCGAGAAGTCGAAGGGGGCGTTGTACGCGACGATCGGGATGCCGCCGGCGAAGATCGTGCGCAGCGCCGCCACGATCTCGGCCGCGACCTCCGCCGCCGGACGCCCCTCGGCGCGCGCCCGCTCCGTCGTGATGCCGTGCACGGCCGTCGCGCCCTCGGGGATCTCGACGCCGGGGTCGGCCATCCAGCGCTCGTCGTGGATCACCGATCCATCGCGGTCGAGAAGGCCGACGTACGCGGTGACGATGCGGTCGTTCTCGACGTCCACGCCCGTCGTCTCGAGATCGAAAACGCCGACCCGGTCGAGTCCTGGGCGCGAGACGCCCGCGGGCGACGCGGCGACGGTGGACGGCACGTCGAAGACCATCGTGATCTCCTCCTGGGAGGCGTGGGCGGCGCGCCGGGGGACTCCGCCCCTGGTGCGAGCGGAGCGGCTGAACCACGTGGGCCGCTCGCCCCCGTCGTCGATGTCGAACAGGGGCGGCGGATCCGGCCATGATGTCGCCATACTCAGAATGTAGGGCCCATCGGCGACAAACCCGCGCATGCCACCCCGGCGAACGTAGACTCGTGCGGTGCCCGTCGCCTCTCCCTACGCATCCCGGCTCGCTCGCATCCCCGTGGAGCGCCGCGAGGCGGACGTCCTCGGAGCGACGACGGCGTACTGGACGTACGGGCCCGCCGACGCGGAGACGACCGTCCTCGCCGTCCACGGCTTCCGCGGCGACCACCACGGGCTCGAGCCCGTGGTGGCGCACCTCCCGGAGGCGCGCATCGTCATGCCGGACCTGCCGAGCTTCGGCGAGACCCCGCCGCTGCCCGGACGCGGTCTCGACCTCGAGGCCTTCTCGGACTGGCTCACCGCGTTCGCGGACGCCGTCGCACCGGGCGCCGTCGTGCTCGGGCACTCCTTCGGGTCGATCGTCGCCTCGTCGGCGGTGGCGCGAGGACTCCCCACGCCGCGGCTGATCCTCGTGAACCCGATCGGCGCGCCGGCCCTCGAAGGGCCTCGCGGGCTGCTCACCCGTCTCGCCGTGCTCTACTACTGGGCGGGGGCCAGGCTCCCGTCGCGCATCGGCACGTGGCTGCTGCGCAGCCGTGTCGTCGTGCGCGTCATGAGCATCGCGATGGCGAAGACGCGCGACCGGCGGCTGCGGCGGTGGATCCACGATCAGCACGACCGCTTCTTCTCGGGCTTCTCCGACCGTGAGGCGCTGCGCGAGGCGTTCGTGACGAGCGTCTCGCACGACGTGCGGGAGTTCGCCCCCGTGATCTCGCAGCCGACCCTCCTCGTCGCGGCCGACCGCGACGACATCACGTCGATCGAGGACGAGCGCGCGCTGCGCGGGATGTTCCCCGACGCGCGGCTCGTCGAGCTGGAGGGCGTCGGCCACCTCATCCACTATGAGAAGCCGGCCGAGGCCGCCGAGGCCATCCGCTCGTTCCTCTGAGCGCGTCGGCTCAGCGCTCGCGCCGCGCGAGCTCCATGAGGCCGCTCACGCGATAGGGGATGGCCTCCCGCATGACGAGCGAGGTCTCCGTGCGCTCCACGCCCGCGATGGCGAGGATGCGGGCGTCGACGTCGAACAGGTGGCGCGCGTCGCGGCACGCGACGAGCGCGAGCAGGTCGACCTGTCCGCTGACGCCGTAGACCTGGATGATCTCGGGGATGCGGCGCAGCTCCTCCGTGATGACGGGGAGGTCGGGCTGGCGCACGCCGATCGAGAGGAACGCCTGCAGCGGGAAGCCCAGTCCCTCGGTCGAGATCGCGCGCTCGAAGGAGTGGAACACCCCCGCCTGCTCGAGCCGGGACATCCGCGCCTGCACGGTGTTGCGCGAGAGGCGCAGGCGCTCGGCGAGCGCGACGACGGTCGCGCGCGGATCCTCGGAGAGCGCGGCGAGCAGCTCGAGGTCGACGTGATCGAGGGAGGCCATAGAGTGAGACGCTAACACGCGGCGGTGCGGAGGATTGCGCATCCTGCTCAGACGTTATCGGATCGATTGGGCGACGTGGCGGAGAACCCGTGAAACGACGTCGACGACTGCGCGGACCGCTGTCCTCACGGGGTCATGCGCAGCCCTCCGCCCGGACCTGCGGCGTCATGCCTCCGTCGCGATGGCGGACGACGAGAGCAGCGCGAAGCCGTCGGCGTCGAAGCGGAACGCGTGCTGCGACCCGTTCTCGACGCGGTCGCCCTCTCGCGGCAGCTCGCCTCCCGACGCCACGGCGATGAGCACGCGGATGAGCCCGCCGTGCGCGACCGCGATGAGCGGTCCGGCGCTTCCCGCGTCGGCGTGCGCCGTCGCCGCGCTGCGCAGCGCGTCCACCGCGCGCGCGGCGACGTCCTCGTCCGTCTCGGCGTCCGCCCCCATGGCTCGGCGGCGGAGCGCGGAGAGGTCCTCGGCGGTGAGCCCCTCCGCCGACGCGTAGTCCCGCTCGACGAGGCCGTCGAAGAGGACGGGATGCGCGAGGCCGAGGGCGTTGGCGATGATCTCGGCCGTCTCCTTCGCCCGCGTCAGGGGGCTGGCGACGATCGCGGTGTAGCCGCCGTCGCGCAGCGCCTCCGCCGCGGCGCGCGCCTGCTCGCGGCCCGTGTCGTTGAGCGGGATGTCGGTGCGGCCCTGCACGCGGCCGAGCAGGTTCCAGTCGGTCTGTCCGTGGCGGACGAGGGTGATGACGGTCACCCTCCGAGCCTAGGCGGTGAAGCCGGGAGGGCGCCGTCCCGGAGTGCGGACGGGGTCAGCGGGCGGCGGCGAGGGCGTCCGCCAGCGCCGGGAGCACCTCGCTCGTTCCGGCGTCGATCTTCACCGCGGCGCGGTGGTCGGCCCGCGTCTCGCCGCGATTCACGATGACGACCGGGAGCCGCTTCCGCCGCGCTCGTTCGACGAGGCGGATGCCCGAGTTCACCACGAGCGAGGAGCCTGCCACGAGGAGGGCCTCGCTCGAGCTCACGAGCTGCTCGGCCTCGCGGAACTTCTCGGCGGGGATGAACTCGCCGAAGAACACGACGTCGGGCTTGAGCATGCCTCCGCAGACGCTGCACTCCGGCACGACGAACCCGTCGGAGCTGCCGGGCAGCACATCGCCGTCCGGCCCGAGCTCGACGTTCTCCGGCACGGTGATCCACGGGTTGTCGCGCTCGACGCGCTCGCCGATGTCACGACGGTCGAACACCTGACCGCAGTGCGTGCAGAAGACGCGCCGCATGGTGCCGTGCAGCTCGACGACCCTCCGGGAGCCGGCGCGGAGATGGAGACCGTCGACGTTCTGCGTGACGATCCCCGAGGCGACCCCGCTGCGCTCGAGGGCGGCGAGGGCCGCGTGCCCCGTGTTGGGCGCGGCGGCCGTGAAGGCGCGCCAGCCGAGATGCGAGCCGACCCAGTACCGGCGGCGTGCGGCCTCGTCGGAGAGGAACGTCTGCGCCGTCATCGGGGTGCGGCGAGGCGCCCCGGCGCCGCGGTAGTCGGGGATTCCCGAGTCCGTCGAGACCCCGGCGCCCGTGAGCACGGCCACGCGGCGTCCTGCGAGGGCGGCGATCGCGCGCCCGACGAGCGCGGTGTCGCCCGCGTCGAGCTGAGCGCTGAGAACCATGGAGCCTCCTCCCGGCGAGTCTAGGCGCGCCGTGTGTCGCGCAGGTGACATCGGCGCCGACGGCGCGCGGGAGAATGGCCGGATGACCATCGAGAGCATCGACGACCCCGCCGACGCGCGCCTCGCGGACTACCGCGACCTGACCGATGTCGCGCTCCGCCGCGCGAGCGAGCCGGCCGCGGGACTGTACATGGCGGAGTCGGCGAAGGTGCTGGGCCGGGCTCTCGCCGCGGGGCACGAGCCCCGTTCGGTCCTGACGGCGCGGAGATGGCTTCCCGACGTCGAGCGGCTGCTCGCCGGACGGGGCGACGTCCCGGTCTACCTCGTCGCGGACGACGTCGCCGAGGCGGTCACGGGCTACGCGGTGCACAGGGGCATGCTCGCGGCCATGCACCGCCCCGCGCTGCCGGCCGTCTCCGCGGTGCTGCGCGACGCGCGCACCGTCCTGGTGCTCGAGGACATCGTCGACCACACCAACGTGGGAGCGGCGTTCCGCGCGGCGGCGGGGCTGGGAGCCGATGCCGTCCTCGTGACGCCGCGCTGCGCCGACCCGCTCTACCGGCGCAGCGTGCGCGTGAGCATGGGGACGGTGTTCCAGGTCCCGTGGACGAGGCTCCCGGAGTGGACGTCGGGGGAGCACGAGGGCGCGAGCGACCTGCTCCGCGAAGCCGGTTTCCACCTGGCGGCGATGGCGCTCTCCGACGACGCCGTCGCGCTCGACGCCTTCGCCGCACGCCGGCCGGAGCGCGTCGCGTTCGCGCTGGGGGCGGAGGGGGACGGGCTCGGTCGGCGCGCCCTCGCCGCGGCCGACACGGTCGTGACCATCCCCATGGCGGGCGGGGTCGACTCCCTCAACGTCGCCTCCGCGGCAGCCGTCGCGCTCTGGGCGCTACGGCACCCGCCGGCGGCGTGACGCGCGCCCGCCCGTTCAGAGGCGGGGGCCCACGGGGCCCGGCTCGGGACGCTTGGCCGTGAGCAGGTCGCCGGAGGACTGATGACGCAGGCGCCGGAGCACCCACGGCACGAAGTGCGTCCGCGCCCAGACGAGGTCGCTCGCACGCGCCTCGCGCCACGTCCTCGCCGGCAGCGGGTCGGGCTCCATGGGGCGCAGGTCGTTGTCGACGTTGAGCGCGCGCAGGACCATCCGCGCGACCTCGTGGTGGCCGAGCGGGTTCATGTGCAGACGGTCGTCCGTGAAGAACCGTGCGTCCTGGATCTCCTTGAGCGCCCATTGATCGGCGACGATGCAGTCGTGCCGCTCGGCGATCGCGCGGAGGTTCTCGTTGTAGATCGCGATCTTGCCCCGGAACCGGCGGAAGACGGGCGACCACGCCACGTCGATCCCCGTGAAGACCACGATCGCGGCGCCGTCCGATCCCAGCCGCGCCACGGCGTCGTCGAACTGCGCGGCGATGTCGTCCGGGTCGGTGCCGGGGCGGATGACGTCGTTGCCGCCGGCGCAGATGGTGACGAGGTCGGGCTTGAGTGCGAGGGCGGGCTCGACCTGCTCGGCGACGATCTGGCCGATGAGCCTGCCACGCACCGCGAGGTTGGCGTACGCGAAGTCGTCGACCTGCTGGGCGAGCACCTCGGCCACCCGGTCGGCCCATCCGCGGTGCCCGCCGGAGGTCGCCGGCTCGGGGTCGCCGATCCCCTCCGTGAAGGAGTCGCCGAGCGCCACGTAGCGGCGCCAGGGGTGCGCCTCCGCGTTCGCGACGTACGGGGTGCGACTGGTGTCTTCCGCGGACATCGATCCTCGCCTTCCGGGGTTGAGCTGCCGCTACCGAGACTAGCCTCGAAACCCCTCCGAACGGATGTCGCACGGTGGGTCTATCGTGGATCTCCGTGCTGAGCCCGTCCTATCCGCAGAGAGCGCCGTGGGGGACCGCGGGCAAGCTGCGCGCGTGGCAGCAGGAGGCTCTCGACGTCTACTTCTCCCAGCCCGGCCGGCGCGACTTCCTCGTGGCGGCGACGCCCGGAGCCGGCAAGACGACCTTCGCCCTCACGCTGGCGAACGAGCTGCGTCATCGGGGCGACGTCGATCGCGTCATCGTCGTGTGCCCGACCGAGCACCTCAAGACGCAGTGGGCCGACGCCGCGGCGCGCCTGAGCATCCGCCTCGATCCCGACTTCCGCAACAGCCACTGGCAGCCGTCCCGCCAGTACCACGGCGTCGTCGTCACCTACGCGCAGGTCTCGATGAAGCCCGAGGTGCATCGTGAGCTCACCCGCAGCGCGCGGACCCTCGTCATCCTCGACGAGGT
This window of the Microbacterium sp. AB genome carries:
- a CDS encoding exonuclease domain-containing protein, producing the protein MVFDVPSTVAASPAGVSRPGLDRVGVFDLETTGVDVENDRIVTAYVGLLDRDGSVIHDERWMADPGVEIPEGATAVHGITTERARAEGRPAAEVAAEIVAALRTIFAGGIPIVAYNAPFDFSLLKHEALRHGVEPIAQPTPVVDPLVIDKSFDRFRRGKRTLETVAAHYDVDLDAAHEASADAVAAGRVALAIADRYADRLPADPDELHTRQIGWAREQAESLTEYFVKIGRLDPEEALDGSWPIR
- a CDS encoding alpha/beta fold hydrolase is translated as MPVASPYASRLARIPVERREADVLGATTAYWTYGPADAETTVLAVHGFRGDHHGLEPVVAHLPEARIVMPDLPSFGETPPLPGRGLDLEAFSDWLTAFADAVAPGAVVLGHSFGSIVASSAVARGLPTPRLILVNPIGAPALEGPRGLLTRLAVLYYWAGARLPSRIGTWLLRSRVVVRVMSIAMAKTRDRRLRRWIHDQHDRFFSGFSDREALREAFVTSVSHDVREFAPVISQPTLLVAADRDDITSIEDERALRGMFPDARLVELEGVGHLIHYEKPAEAAEAIRSFL
- a CDS encoding Lrp/AsnC family transcriptional regulator, producing MASLDHVDLELLAALSEDPRATVVALAERLRLSRNTVQARMSRLEQAGVFHSFERAISTEGLGFPLQAFLSIGVRQPDLPVITEELRRIPEIIQVYGVSGQVDLLALVACRDARHLFDVDARILAIAGVERTETSLVMREAIPYRVSGLMELARRER
- a CDS encoding histidine phosphatase family protein: MTVITLVRHGQTDWNLLGRVQGRTDIPLNDTGREQARAAAEALRDGGYTAIVASPLTRAKETAEIIANALGLAHPVLFDGLVERDYASAEGLTAEDLSALRRRAMGADAETDEDVAARAVDALRSAATAHADAGSAGPLIAVAHGGLIRVLIAVASGGELPREGDRVENGSQHAFRFDADGFALLSSSAIATEA
- a CDS encoding Sir2 family NAD-dependent protein deacetylase, which gives rise to MVLSAQLDAGDTALVGRAIAALAGRRVAVLTGAGVSTDSGIPDYRGAGAPRRTPMTAQTFLSDEAARRRYWVGSHLGWRAFTAAAPNTGHAALAALERSGVASGIVTQNVDGLHLRAGSRRVVELHGTMRRVFCTHCGQVFDRRDIGERVERDNPWITVPENVELGPDGDVLPGSSDGFVVPECSVCGGMLKPDVVFFGEFIPAEKFREAEQLVSSSEALLVAGSSLVVNSGIRLVERARRKRLPVVIVNRGETRADHRAAVKIDAGTSEVLPALADALAAAR
- a CDS encoding TrmH family RNA methyltransferase, whose product is MTIESIDDPADARLADYRDLTDVALRRASEPAAGLYMAESAKVLGRALAAGHEPRSVLTARRWLPDVERLLAGRGDVPVYLVADDVAEAVTGYAVHRGMLAAMHRPALPAVSAVLRDARTVLVLEDIVDHTNVGAAFRAAAGLGADAVLVTPRCADPLYRRSVRVSMGTVFQVPWTRLPEWTSGEHEGASDLLREAGFHLAAMALSDDAVALDAFAARRPERVAFALGAEGDGLGRRALAAADTVVTIPMAGGVDSLNVASAAAVALWALRHPPAA
- a CDS encoding SGNH/GDSL hydrolase family protein, coding for MSAEDTSRTPYVANAEAHPWRRYVALGDSFTEGIGDPEPATSGGHRGWADRVAEVLAQQVDDFAYANLAVRGRLIGQIVAEQVEPALALKPDLVTICAGGNDVIRPGTDPDDIAAQFDDAVARLGSDGAAIVVFTGIDVAWSPVFRRFRGKIAIYNENLRAIAERHDCIVADQWALKEIQDARFFTDDRLHMNPLGHHEVARMVLRALNVDNDLRPMEPDPLPARTWREARASDLVWARTHFVPWVLRRLRHQSSGDLLTAKRPEPGPVGPRL